In Eubalaena glacialis isolate mEubGla1 chromosome 3, mEubGla1.1.hap2.+ XY, whole genome shotgun sequence, the following are encoded in one genomic region:
- the LOC133088174 gene encoding small proline-rich protein 2E-like, whose translation MSSQEQQCKQKCKTPPVCVTKCPDPCSPKKDSDPCPPQQCQQKCPPGTPTQQCQQKCPPKNK comes from the coding sequence ATGTCTTCTCAAGAGCAGCAGTGCAAGCAGAAGTGCAAGACACCTCCAGTCTGTGTAACAAAGTGCCCTGATCCTTGCTCACCTAAGAAGGATTCAGACCCTTGCCCACCTCAGCAGTGCCAGCAGAAATGCCCTCCTGGGACACCTACCCAGCAATGCCAGCAGAAGTGCCCACCCAAGAACAAGTAA
- the LOC133088173 gene encoding small proline-rich protein 2E-like encodes MSSQEQQCKQKCKTPPVCVTKCPDPCSPKKDSDPCPPQQCQQKCPPVTPTQKCQQKCPPKNK; translated from the coding sequence ATGTCTTCTCAAGAGCAGCAGTGCAAGCAGAAGTGCAAGACACCTCCAGTGTGTGTAACAAAGTGCCCTGATCCTTGCTCACCTAAGAAGGATTCAGACCCTTGCCCACCTCAGCAGTGCCAGCAGAAATGCCCTCCTGTGACACCTACCCAGAAATGCCAGCAGAAGTGCCCACCCAAGAACAAGTAA